GCACGGAGGTTTAAAGCACACGTTAGTACCCTTGGTACCACTCAACTTCATCTGCGAAATCCCTTCATTATTGCCTGGTGGTCAGCCGCGTTTCCGGGGTTTGGACATCTTCTTCTGTCTAAATATCTTAGAGGTTATGCTTTATTTATTTGGGAGATTTTTGTTAATAATATGGCTAACATAAATCAGGCTATGGTTTTTTCTTTTACCGGGAATATAGAGATGGCAAAAGACGTTCTTGATCCAAGATGGACACTTATGTATATTCCAGTTTATATTTTTGCAATTTGGGATAGTTACCGAACCACTGTTGATATGAATAAAGTGTTCCTTTTAGCGGAACGAGAGGATGCGGAATTCAATTCATTTGTCATTGGTGCTGCAGAGATCAATTATTTAGATAAAAGAAGACCGCTCAATGCCATTGTATGGTCTATCCTTACGCCGGGGTTGGGTCAATTGTATATCCATCGAGTGATCACTGCGATTTACACCTTGATATTTATGATTGTTTTTGTATATTTTTCAAAGATCCTGGTTGCTATCCATCTGCTTTTCCTGGGGGATATCAGTGAGGCGACACAAGTCCTTGATCCGCAATGGCTCCTGTTTATGCCTTCTCATTACGGGTTTGCAATCTATGATTCATACGTCAATACAGTCGAAAATAATAAGCTATATGAAAGTGAACAAAGAAAATATCTTAAAGAAAATTATCAACAATACCGGGTGAAAATGCCTGTTTCAGTGGATGAGGTGAAATAATTGCAGATTTTCTCGACCTTTGAACATTCCTCATATCTTGAACTTGCCATCACTTCTTTGGAAAAAGTAGGTGTGAAAAAAGAAAGTATCCTTGCTGTTCCCCTTATTAATAGAGTGGAGGAAAGGAGATTATTTGATACACTTCATCGTGCTGATGGTATTAGCCTATTTGACAAGGGAGCAGCGATTGGAACGGCCTTTTCTGTCGTTGGCGCAAGTGTAGGATTTATTTTAGAATGGGGGCCTATTTACTGGGGACTTATTGGCGCGGCAACTGGTTTTTTACTTGGATTTATAATCGACTACATTATCTATAAAGTTGTGCATAAGAGAAATAGGGTTGTTAAAGGGAAGAAGTCAGAAGTGGTGTTAGTCGTAGAATGTCAAATGGAATTGGTAGAAAAAGTTGAAGAGGTACTGTGGGAACATTTAGCATTAGGGGTAGCAAAATTAGAATAACACAATAGTAACAATCAATAATTTGTAATTGTGCATCAAAACAAGGGGGAGTTAATATGGCAAAGGGAAACAGAGAGTTGTCACGAGAACAACAGGAAGAACTGCTAGAAGCTTTGAAAGCTCGTTTTGAGAAAAATATGAACAGACATGAAGGCCTTGAATGGGCCGAAGTACAAGCTAAGCTCGAAAACAATACTGAAAAACTATGGTCGCTCAATGAGATGGAAACAACCGGCGGGGAGCCGGATGTTGTGGGTCTTGATCAGGAGACGGGCGAATACATTTTTTATGATTGTGCAGCGGAAAGTCCAAAAGGCCGCAGAAGTGTTTGTTATGATCGTGAAGCACTCGAGGCAAGGAAAAAACACAAGCCGGAGAACAGCGTGATGGATATGGCTACTGCCATGGGCATAGAACTTTTAACGGAGGTACAATATCGCGAGCTGCAGGAGCTTGGGAATTTCGATTTGAAAACATCGAGCTGGGTGCAAACACCTGAGAAAATTAGAAAACTCGGCGGGGCACTTTTTTGCGATCGCCGTTATGACACGGTTTTTGTGTACCACAATGGAGCGGATTCGTACTATGGTGCCAGGGGTTTCCGTGGATTGTTAAAGGTCTGATTTTTGTACAGAAAGATTTTGTAAAGCATGGTATAAGGCATTTTCGTTGTAAGAGGAGACAGTGTAGTTTGCTGGTAAATGGAAAGCCGTTACGGAAAGATCTCCGTAACGGCTTTGTCTATTATTTATCAGAATCTGCAACTTTAACGATCGCTTTTCCGAGATTAGCTCCCCTAAACAAATCCAAAAATGCGTCAATTGTATTCTCAAAGCCGTCTGTAACCGTTTCTTCATACTTCAATTTACCTTCCAAAAGCCAGCTGGCCAATTCTTTGGCACCTTCGCCAAAGCGGGACGAGTAGTTTCCTACTGTGAACCCTTGCATCAAAGAACTAGTCTTGATTAAGTAACCCTGTACACGAGGTCCTAGATCTGGCTCTGACTGGTTATACGCTGAGATCGCTCCGCAGACAGGAATCCTTGCGAAGTTGTTCAAGAGAGGGAAAATCGCATCGGAAATCTCTCCGCCGACGTTTTCAAAATAAACATCAATTCCATCAGGACAAGTCTCTTTTAGGGCATTTCCAACATTCTGTGTATTGTAGTTTATTGCTGCATCAAATCCAAGGTCATCTAAGAGATAACGGACCTTCTCATCGGAGCCAGCAATGCCAACGACCCTTGCACCTTTGATTTTTGCAATTTGACCCGCGATGGAACCGACTGCTCCGGCAGCACCGGAAACAACGACTGTTTCACCTGCTTTCGGCTTGCCGATATCCAATAAACCAAAGTATGCTGTAAGGCCAGTCATGCCTAATACACTTAAGTATGCGGAAATGGGTGCCAGGTTCGGGTCAATCTTACGGACTGTATTTTCTTTTGCGATGGAGAATTGTTGCCAGTCTAATGAGCCTATAACGAAATCGCCCACTTCAAAAAGATCTGACTGGGATTCAACCACTTTTCCGATTACGCCACTTGAAATCGCCTCGTTCAACTTGAACGGCGGAATATAGGATTTAGTGTCATTCATGCGCCCGCGTAAATAAGGATCGACCGAAATATAAATAGTCTGTAAAAGTATTTCTCCTTTTGCCGGTTTTTCTACAGGTACTTCAACAAATTCAAAATGGTCATATGTAGGAACTCCGGTTGGCCTCTTTTTTAGCTGTATTTGCTTTTGAATAGTAATCACCCTTCCAAATTGTTCTCTAGCCTTAATATACAGGAGAGAAGGGTGTATTCAAATTCATTTGATTTGTTATGGTGGTTTTAAATTACATTACAGCAACTATTGGAAGTGAAGAATACCTAGGAACAGAGTGCCAATTAATTCTATATAGGATATTAGGCATTGTTCCTGATTTCCTGCTAATCAATCTATGTTTTATAAATCCTCCTCCTGGGAAGATGAAACTATTAATTCATTTTGATAGGAGGAATCGGACATGGCTAAAACGATTTTTATTACGGGTGCAGGCAGCGGCCTTGGCCGTGGGGCTTCACTTGGGCTTGCTCAGAAAGGTCACCGGGTGATTGCGACGACTGAGCTGACTTCGCAAAAGACGGACCTGATGAGAGAGGCTGAGGAGCAGGATCTTGATATGGAAGTGTTCAAGCTGGATATTACGAATGAGCGGGATCGTGAACAAATCAAGGATTATGATTTTGATGTGTTTGTCGCGAATGCGGCGATCAATGAAGGCGGGCCGCTGGCTGAGGTGCCAATGGACCGGATCCGCGCGCTATTTGAGGTGAATGTTTTCGCTACGCTGGAAACTGTGCAACTCGCTGCGCGTAAGCTTGTGGAAAAGGGAAAGGGAAAAATCATTTTCATGAGTTCGATGGCGGGCATTTCTGCAACACCGTATGTCGGGCCATATACGGCCACGAAGCATGCGATCGAGGGAATCGCCCAAACGATGAAGTCGGAGTTGGCAAAGCACAATGTAAAAGTAGCGACGATCAACCCGGGGGCATTCGAAACAGGCTTTAACAAGCGGGCGGCTGAGGAAAAGTGGAAGTGGTACGATGAGGAGAAGAATTTTACCAGGAAAGAGGATATGGAAAAGCAGGAGGAAGGGTTGAAGAACCAGTTCGACCCTGAGGATATGATTGCGAAAATGGTAGAAATCATCCCTGCCGACCATCATAAATTCCGTACGGTTTACCCGGAGGAGACGGAAAGGCAACTGAAAAAGACGCAGGAAGAAAGATGGACGATGGATATTTAATTAGAGAGGTGAAGCCTGGCATTCGTTGAGTGCCAGGCTTCTTCGTGTACAGGTTTCCATCAAATTCAACGTGTAGAGG
This window of the Mesobacillus jeotgali genome carries:
- a CDS encoding DUF4256 domain-containing protein, coding for MAKGNRELSREQQEELLEALKARFEKNMNRHEGLEWAEVQAKLENNTEKLWSLNEMETTGGEPDVVGLDQETGEYIFYDCAAESPKGRRSVCYDREALEARKKHKPENSVMDMATAMGIELLTEVQYRELQELGNFDLKTSSWVQTPEKIRKLGGALFCDRRYDTVFVYHNGADSYYGARGFRGLLKV
- a CDS encoding NADP-dependent oxidoreductase codes for the protein MQKQIQLKKRPTGVPTYDHFEFVEVPVEKPAKGEILLQTIYISVDPYLRGRMNDTKSYIPPFKLNEAISSGVIGKVVESQSDLFEVGDFVIGSLDWQQFSIAKENTVRKIDPNLAPISAYLSVLGMTGLTAYFGLLDIGKPKAGETVVVSGAAGAVGSIAGQIAKIKGARVVGIAGSDEKVRYLLDDLGFDAAINYNTQNVGNALKETCPDGIDVYFENVGGEISDAIFPLLNNFARIPVCGAISAYNQSEPDLGPRVQGYLIKTSSLMQGFTVGNYSSRFGEGAKELASWLLEGKLKYEETVTDGFENTIDAFLDLFRGANLGKAIVKVADSDK
- a CDS encoding SDR family oxidoreductase, with amino-acid sequence MAKTIFITGAGSGLGRGASLGLAQKGHRVIATTELTSQKTDLMREAEEQDLDMEVFKLDITNERDREQIKDYDFDVFVANAAINEGGPLAEVPMDRIRALFEVNVFATLETVQLAARKLVEKGKGKIIFMSSMAGISATPYVGPYTATKHAIEGIAQTMKSELAKHNVKVATINPGAFETGFNKRAAEEKWKWYDEEKNFTRKEDMEKQEEGLKNQFDPEDMIAKMVEIIPADHHKFRTVYPEETERQLKKTQEERWTMDI